Proteins from one Mercurialis annua linkage group LG7, ddMerAnnu1.2, whole genome shotgun sequence genomic window:
- the LOC126654773 gene encoding stemmadenine O-acetyltransferase-like has product MKIEVEFLSKELIKPSSPTPDHLRHLQLSFLDQIQAPVCMPFVLFYTKDPDFTNSERCNMLKTSLSKALTTFYPLAGRVRNNTYIDCNDEGVLFVEAQANFPLSNILESSDSAAGSKKVHKVRSCYDPNSNKKFFPLQLDEGKDFAAFFQITFFNCGGLAISMAMSHKLGDGLSVMVFLNSWAAITRESNSDDLIKIPPFGLATIFPPKNLGFEPRNWIMKDNIITKRFVFDTSVLSDLKTKYSDDNGCRPTRVEALSAFIWSRFMAATQANETNNKLYLVHHAVNLRPRMDPPLSNQHFGNISRIATTLADQDGECDGIMSRMRDSIKNVNADYVKSLQKSDGHLNFLKEGTEKVAKGDVISFSFTSLCNFPTYDIDFGWGKAEWTGSAPLPFKNLAVLLDTNDGKGIEAWINLKEEDMAKFDIDKELLAHVSSSIL; this is encoded by the exons atgaaaattgaagtAGAATTTCTCTCCAAAGAGCTAATAAAGCCATCATCTCCTACACCAGACCATCTTCGCCATCTccaactttcatttcttgaTCAAATCCAAGCTCCAGTTTGTATGCCTTTCGTTCTTTTTTACACTAAAGATCCCGATTTTACCAATTCTGAAAGATGCAATATGCTGAAGACATCTCTATCAAAAGCTTTAACCACATTCTATCCGCTAGCCGGACGTGTTAGAAACAATACGTACATTGACTGTAACGACGAGGGTGTCTTGTTCGTTGAAGCTCAAGCGAATTTTCCACTCTCGAATATTCTTGAATCTTCTGATTCAGCGGCCGGTTCAAAAAAAGTTCATAAG GTACGTTCATGCTACGATCCTAACAGCAACAAGAAGTTCTTTCCTCTTCAACTTGATGAAGGAAAGGATTTTGCAGCTTTTTTCCAAATAACTTTCTTTAACTGCGGCGGTTTAGCCATTTCAATGGCGATGTCGCATAAACTCGGCGACGGCTTATCAGTGATGGTGTTCCTCAACAGCTGGGCTGCAATCACTCGAGAATCAAATTCTGATGATCTAATAAAAATCCCCCCGTTTGGTTTAGCCACAATCTTTCCGCCTAAAAATCTAGGGTTTGAGCCGAGAAACTGGATTATGAAAGATAATATTATCACAAAGAGATTTGTATTTGATACTTCCGTCTTATCCGATCTTAAAACGAAATATTCCGATGACAATGGCTGCCGTCCGACGAGGGTGGAGGCGTTATCCGCTTTCATATGGAGTCGGTTCATGGCGGCTACTCAAGCGAACGAAACAAATAATAAGCTATACCTAGTGCATCATGCAGTGAATTTGCGTCCGAGAATGGATCCGCCTCTCTCGAATCAGCATTTTGGGAACATTAGCCGGATCGCCACCACGCTAGCGGATCAAGACGGAGAGTGTGACGGAATTATGAGTCGGATGAGAGATTCTATTAAAAATGTGAATGCAGATTATGTGAAGAGTCTCCAGAAGAGCGACGGACATTTGAATTTTCTCAAGGAAGGAACGGAAAAAGTTGCGAAAGGAGATGTGATTAGTTTTAGCTTTACTAGTTTATGTAATTTTCCGACGTATGACATTGATTTCGGGTGGGGAAAGGCGGAGTGGACCGGTTCAGCTCCGTTGCCGTTCAAGAATTTAGCTGTTTTGTTGGATACTAATGATGGGAAGGGGATAGAGGCATGGATTAATTTGAAAGAGGAAGATATGGCTAAGTTTGACATTGATAAGGAGCTTCTTGCTCATGTTTCTTCTTCTATTTTATGA